One Enterococcus silesiacus genomic window carries:
- a CDS encoding peptide ABC transporter substrate-binding protein, whose protein sequence is MKKLNGMKSVSVLLLSTLVLAACGGGTTSSTDSSKDEKKAHGEQLFKLVVQQEMPTADLSLGTNTISFSAFNNIYEGLYRLDEKSKPHAAGAAEMAKKSDDGLTYTFKLREEAKWSNGDPVVAADYVYGWQRTADPKTAAEYAYMFELVKNGAEVSDGKKGLDELGIKAINDHELEVTLEKETPYFDYLLAFPSFFPQNKKIAAEKGDAYAATSEDSVYNGPFTLTDFDGAGTDTDWSYTKNDQYWDKETVQLDKIEVNVVKEAPTALNLFQNGQADDVILSGELAKQMADDPELVIEKDARTSYLEFNQRDEKSPYHNANLRKAISYSIDRKAVVERILDDGSVASTGLVPEGMSYSPSANKDFADENKDLLNYDKEKAQKYWAAAKKELGIDTFKFDILGDDTDSTKKILEYIQGAVKETLEGVDVTVTNVPFAVRLDRGKNGDFEVLMGGWGADYADPSSFTDLFVTGGPYNRGCFSNEKYNQLVEDSGNKDASDPEKRWADMIAAEKLLIDEMGVAPVYQKAEAHMRNQKVKGVIAHGAGARYDYKWTYISE, encoded by the coding sequence ATGAAAAAGTTGAATGGAATGAAATCAGTTAGTGTCCTACTATTGTCTACATTAGTATTGGCAGCTTGCGGAGGTGGTACAACAAGCTCTACGGATAGTAGCAAAGATGAGAAGAAAGCGCATGGGGAGCAGCTTTTTAAACTCGTTGTCCAACAAGAAATGCCCACAGCCGATCTATCTTTAGGAACGAATACGATAAGCTTTTCCGCATTTAATAATATCTACGAAGGATTATACCGACTAGATGAGAAAAGCAAACCACATGCTGCAGGAGCGGCTGAGATGGCGAAGAAAAGCGATGATGGTTTGACCTATACATTTAAGTTACGAGAAGAGGCAAAATGGTCGAATGGCGATCCAGTCGTAGCAGCGGACTATGTATATGGTTGGCAACGGACGGCCGATCCCAAAACAGCGGCTGAGTACGCTTATATGTTTGAATTGGTAAAAAATGGAGCAGAGGTATCTGACGGTAAAAAAGGACTGGATGAATTAGGGATCAAAGCAATCAATGATCATGAACTAGAAGTAACATTAGAGAAAGAAACGCCTTACTTTGATTACTTACTGGCATTTCCATCATTTTTCCCACAAAATAAAAAGATAGCTGCTGAAAAAGGTGACGCCTACGCAGCAACTAGTGAGGATTCTGTCTACAACGGACCATTTACCTTGACTGATTTTGACGGAGCGGGAACAGATACTGACTGGTCTTATACAAAAAATGATCAGTACTGGGATAAAGAGACTGTTCAATTGGATAAGATTGAGGTAAACGTAGTGAAAGAAGCACCGACTGCTTTGAATCTGTTCCAGAATGGACAAGCTGACGATGTCATTTTAAGTGGAGAATTAGCCAAACAAATGGCGGATGATCCAGAGCTTGTGATCGAAAAAGACGCACGTACATCTTATCTAGAATTTAATCAAAGAGATGAAAAATCACCTTATCATAATGCTAATCTAAGAAAAGCTATTTCTTATTCCATAGATCGTAAGGCAGTCGTTGAACGGATCTTAGACGATGGCTCGGTTGCTTCTACAGGGCTAGTACCAGAAGGGATGTCTTATTCGCCATCTGCTAACAAGGACTTTGCAGATGAAAATAAAGACTTATTGAACTATGATAAGGAAAAGGCCCAAAAATATTGGGCAGCAGCAAAAAAAGAACTAGGAATCGACACATTTAAATTTGATATTCTAGGCGATGATACGGATTCTACGAAAAAAATCTTGGAATATATCCAAGGCGCAGTCAAAGAGACCTTAGAAGGTGTTGACGTGACTGTAACCAATGTTCCCTTTGCTGTTCGTTTAGATCGTGGTAAAAATGGTGATTTCGAAGTGCTCATGGGCGGTTGGGGTGCTGATTATGCAGATCCAAGCAGCTTTACTGATTTGTTTGTAACAGGAGGCCCTTATAACAGAGGATGTTTCTCAAATGAAAAATACAATCAGTTAGTCGAAGATTCTGGTAACAAAGATGCTTCAGATCCAGAAAAGCGCTGGGCTGATATGATAGCTGCTGAAAAACTATTGATCGATGAGATGGGTGTTGCCCCAGTCTATCAAAAAGCAGAAGCGCATATGCGGAACCAAAAAGTTAAAGGCGTAATTGCTCACGGAGCAGGCGCGAGATATGATTATAAATGGACGTATATTTCTGAATAA
- a CDS encoding MutR family transcriptional regulator, which produces MKNYGLTVRKIRLNKGYSQKEVYAEIITKSYAIEFEQGKHDISLFLFMQILDRLMVDIDEFFYIHNEYRLEEESDYINNFSQAANRHDIKTLENMYQTLLQTASTPLTFVRQAELRLRIQSFSYFETYKNFEHWQGNAEDIQIISHYLMNVQSWTLQEIILFSNNADMFHQEQQIFFFKQLLKSLPNYQAYDRAIPVYASLLANILPTLFRKQEWAVISQALDWLEQLSKEYTNSFFRIVFIYYSGLLAICQGNNIAGEKKVRWALNTLKVVGQAEIAAEFEAFFATINGSEHG; this is translated from the coding sequence ATGAAAAATTATGGGCTCACTGTCAGAAAAATCCGTTTAAATAAAGGCTACAGTCAAAAAGAAGTTTATGCCGAAATCATTACAAAATCTTATGCCATTGAATTTGAACAAGGAAAGCACGATATCTCCCTTTTTTTATTTATGCAGATTTTGGATCGTTTAATGGTAGATATCGATGAATTTTTTTATATTCATAATGAGTATCGTTTAGAGGAAGAAAGTGATTATATCAACAACTTTTCCCAGGCCGCCAACCGCCATGATATTAAAACACTAGAAAACATGTACCAAACATTGCTCCAGACTGCTTCTACGCCACTGACCTTTGTTCGTCAGGCAGAACTACGTTTAAGAATTCAGTCCTTCAGCTATTTTGAAACCTACAAAAATTTTGAACATTGGCAAGGGAATGCAGAAGATATCCAGATCATCAGCCACTACTTGATGAATGTGCAAAGTTGGACGCTGCAGGAAATTATCTTGTTTAGTAACAATGCTGATATGTTTCACCAAGAACAACAGATTTTCTTTTTTAAGCAATTATTAAAATCCTTGCCTAACTACCAAGCATATGACCGAGCAATTCCAGTTTATGCTTCTTTACTGGCAAATATCTTGCCAACCTTATTCCGTAAGCAAGAGTGGGCTGTAATTTCACAAGCGTTAGATTGGTTGGAGCAACTAAGTAAAGAATATACAAACAGTTTTTTTCGAATCGTTTTTATCTATTACAGTGGATTATTAGCTATCTGTCAAGGAAACAATATCGCTGGCGAAAAAAAAGTTCGTTGGGCATTGAATACATTAAAAGTAGTCGGCCAAGCAGAGATTGCCGCAGAGTTTGAAGCTTTTTTTGCAACGATCAATGGTTCAGAACATGGTTAA
- a CDS encoding ATP-dependent DNA helicase RuvB — translation MTEDERLLSAETSEGEASLEKSLRPQFLEQYIGQDKVKQELTIYIEAARNREEALDHTLLYGPPGLGKTTMAMVIANEMQVNIRTTSGPAIERAGDLVAILNELEPGDVLFIDEIHRLPRVVEEMLYSAMEDFYVDIMVGQGTTAHPVHFPLPPFTLIGATTRAGMLSAPLRDRFGIISHMEYYETQDLKEIVLRSADIFQTEIVEEGAFEIARRSRGTPRIANRLLKRVRDFAQVQSNGTIDRGIADQALTLLQVDHQGLDYVDQKLLKTMIELYGGGPVGLSTLAVNISEETETVEDMYEPYLIQKGFIKRTPRGRIATALAYEHFGYESYYQE, via the coding sequence ATGACAGAAGATGAAAGACTACTTTCCGCTGAAACAAGTGAAGGGGAGGCGTCGCTGGAAAAGTCACTACGTCCCCAATTTCTCGAACAATATATTGGCCAAGATAAAGTCAAACAGGAGCTTACAATCTACATCGAAGCTGCCCGCAATCGGGAAGAAGCGTTGGATCATACCTTGTTATATGGACCGCCAGGATTAGGAAAAACGACAATGGCCATGGTGATTGCTAATGAAATGCAGGTTAATATTCGAACGACTAGTGGTCCAGCCATCGAACGTGCGGGTGATCTGGTAGCAATTTTAAATGAGCTTGAACCAGGCGATGTGTTATTTATCGATGAAATCCATCGTTTACCTCGTGTTGTAGAAGAAATGCTCTATTCTGCAATGGAAGACTTTTACGTCGATATCATGGTAGGACAAGGGACGACTGCTCATCCCGTTCATTTCCCTTTACCACCATTTACCTTGATCGGTGCAACAACTCGAGCAGGAATGCTGTCAGCACCGCTTCGAGATCGTTTTGGAATCATTTCTCATATGGAATATTACGAAACACAAGATCTAAAAGAAATCGTTCTGCGCTCAGCGGATATTTTTCAAACAGAAATCGTAGAAGAAGGCGCATTTGAAATTGCCCGTCGTTCTCGTGGCACACCAAGGATTGCCAACCGTTTATTAAAGCGTGTCCGTGATTTTGCCCAAGTCCAGTCAAATGGGACAATTGATCGAGGCATTGCTGATCAAGCGTTGACATTGCTACAAGTTGATCATCAAGGCTTAGATTATGTCGATCAAAAACTATTAAAGACAATGATCGAATTATATGGTGGCGGCCCAGTTGGTTTAAGCACGTTAGCTGTGAATATCAGTGAAGAGACAGAGACAGTGGAAGATATGTATGAACCTTATTTGATTCAAAAAGGCTTTATCAAGCGAACGCCAAGAGGCCGGATCGCAACCGCTCTAGCGTATGAACATTTTGGTTATGAATCGTATTATCAAGAATAA
- a CDS encoding Holliday junction ATP-dependent DNA helicase RuvA, producing MYEYIIGKVTFISPYYIVVETNGIGFQISVGNPYRYSGKTDQQIKIYIHQVIREDAHLLYGFGDLDEKQLFLKLISVSGIGPKSGLAIMASDDHGGLINAIESEDAAYLTKFPGVGKKTAQQMVLDLKGKLGELETSEAAVEAMAKAPTSSANQSLTEALEALSALGYSEKEIKRITPKLEELGKQPTDEYLRNALKFMMKR from the coding sequence ATGTACGAGTATATTATTGGTAAAGTGACATTTATCAGTCCTTATTATATTGTAGTAGAAACAAATGGCATCGGGTTTCAAATTTCTGTAGGCAATCCCTACCGTTATTCTGGAAAAACCGATCAGCAAATCAAAATTTATATCCATCAAGTGATCCGTGAAGACGCTCATTTGTTATATGGGTTTGGTGATTTAGATGAAAAGCAATTATTTTTAAAACTGATCAGTGTTTCAGGGATCGGACCAAAGAGCGGTCTTGCAATCATGGCTTCTGATGATCATGGTGGTTTGATCAATGCCATCGAAAGTGAAGATGCAGCGTACTTAACGAAATTTCCTGGTGTAGGTAAAAAAACAGCACAGCAAATGGTTTTAGACCTTAAAGGAAAACTAGGGGAGTTGGAGACCTCAGAAGCAGCCGTTGAAGCAATGGCCAAAGCGCCGACGTCATCAGCCAATCAATCGTTAACAGAAGCATTAGAGGCGTTAAGTGCTTTAGGTTACAGTGAAAAAGAGATCAAACGAATCACACCAAAATTAGAAGAGCTAGGCAAGCAGCCAACAGACGAATATTTACGTAATGCATTGAAATTCATGATGAAACGCTAA